The following is a genomic window from Nicotiana tabacum cultivar K326 chromosome 3, ASM71507v2, whole genome shotgun sequence.
ttatcatatctcgtgttagtcctatctttatcacctgtataatgggttttatttcatcatatagtatttcagctggtgctgtatagaatttgatgaagaataggttgccttttgtaattcttttgaaggtgacaaatgctttgtatagctctggtattccaattatttcttctccgtcgtgGGTATATACGGTGCTGAGTAGTCCATAGTTGTAACATGTCTTTACTAGGTTGGCTTTTGTTTTTGGTTGGGCTAttagcctattatatccctgtagtttttgggttatataatcttgtgttggatctgtagtagtagTTGATCTGGGGTTTAGGTTTAGAAATgtctgaattttatatatattctcaatatatgtttgagtaatatggttatatacctttttgttgtggtgtaggctattagcataggttgtaGTTTGTGGGGTTATAGCTATTGCTTCttttggcttttttgatgtaaatggcttatcaaatacgttgTTTAAATTTACATTGGTATGTAGCTTCTTATTCACCTGTTTGCTTGTGCCTGCAGCTGTAGGTAAACAAACTTTGtcatgggttttttggagtttcccaacgtctccttctaatTCTGGAATTTTTAAGTCTTCCgatcgacttagctccgcatttttatagtcatgctgctgactttctagctgttgtaatcttttgcCCATACTATCCATCTGTAATGATAGGGTAGTAAGGATTGCAAATATATCTTTCGATTCTTGATTCT
Proteins encoded in this region:
- the LOC142178478 gene encoding uncharacterized protein LOC142178478 → MLLQITYQDKSTQTDENQESKDIFAILTTLSLQMDSMGKRLQQLESQQHDYKNAELSRSEDLKIPELEGDVGKLQKTHDKVCLPTAAGTSKQVNKKLHTNVNLNNVFDKPFTSKKPKEAIAITPQTTTYANSLHHNKKVYNHITQTYIENIYKIQTFLNLNPRSTTTTDPTQDYITQKLQGYNRLIAQPKTKANLVKTCYNYGLLSTVYTHDGEEIIGIPELYKAFVTFKRITKGNLFFIKFYTAPAEILYDEIKPIIQVIKIGLTRDMIIPEEIEKQPEIQKMEIPSFYANKRIIGIATIIQELANNYLQGNAIWNKL